In the genome of Nocardia sp. NBC_00416, one region contains:
- a CDS encoding ABC transporter permease: MSSALATGTLDSAPRVRGKEPATPRTVTPARRIGRRIAGLVWRVTKPSVAILAFLALWEIAPRVGLVDKVFLPPFTEVAATFFELIANGQLWEHVSTSLTRALTGFAIAVAIAVPLGVAIAWYRPVADFLNPVLELFRNTAALALLPVFILILGIGETSKVALVVYACTFPILLNTISGVRTVDPLLIKSARSLGFSQIALVYKVVLPAAVPTIFTGLRMAAASSILVLIAAEMVGAKAGLGYLITAAQLNFQIPDMYAGIIAIALVGLIFNAVLVFVERRLSRWRVAL; this comes from the coding sequence ATGTCTAGCGCTCTCGCCACCGGCACCCTCGACAGCGCGCCGCGGGTGCGCGGGAAGGAGCCCGCGACGCCGCGGACCGTCACACCGGCCCGGCGGATCGGGCGCCGTATCGCGGGTCTGGTCTGGCGGGTGACGAAACCGTCGGTCGCGATCCTGGCGTTCCTGGCGCTGTGGGAGATCGCGCCGCGGGTGGGACTCGTGGACAAGGTGTTCCTGCCGCCGTTCACCGAAGTCGCCGCGACGTTCTTCGAGCTGATCGCCAACGGGCAGCTCTGGGAACACGTATCGACCAGTCTGACCCGCGCGCTCACCGGCTTCGCCATCGCCGTCGCGATCGCGGTCCCGCTCGGGGTCGCGATCGCCTGGTATCGGCCGGTGGCCGATTTCCTGAACCCGGTTCTCGAACTGTTCCGCAATACGGCGGCGCTGGCGCTGCTCCCGGTGTTCATTCTCATCCTGGGCATCGGGGAGACCTCGAAGGTCGCGCTGGTGGTCTACGCCTGCACCTTCCCGATCCTGCTGAACACCATTTCCGGTGTGCGGACAGTGGACCCGCTGCTGATCAAGTCGGCGCGTTCGCTGGGCTTCTCGCAGATCGCCCTGGTGTACAAGGTGGTGTTGCCGGCGGCGGTGCCGACCATCTTCACCGGCCTGCGGATGGCCGCCGCCTCCTCGATCCTGGTCCTCATCGCGGCCGAGATGGTCGGGGCGAAGGCCGGGCTCGGGTACCTGATCACCGCCGCGCAGCTCAACTTCCAGATTCCCGATATGTACGCCGGGATCATCGCCATCGCGTTGGTCGGCCTGATCTTCAACGCGGTCCTCGTTTTCGTCGAGCGCCGGCTGTCCCGCTGGCGCGTTGCCCTCTAG
- a CDS encoding ABC transporter ATP-binding protein, translating to MSSTPKLRLAQVTKKFPIRGQRTELTAIEDITLDLAAGEFLVLVGPSGCGKSTLLDLLGGLSTPTSGQILLDGRPITGPGLDRGVVFQQYALLPWRTARRNIEFGLEAKGVPRAERRERAEHYLELVGLAGFADRYPHELSGGMKQRVAIARSLAFDPEVLLMDEPFAALDAQTRESLQDELLRIWQRTGKTILFITHGIDEAIYLGQRVAVLTSRPGRVKTVVDVDIDRTAEDVRSGEQFRALRHRIWSLLHDEVERAHSLELADISTTEEVQHV from the coding sequence ATGAGCAGCACACCCAAACTCCGCCTGGCTCAGGTGACCAAGAAGTTCCCGATCCGGGGGCAGCGGACCGAGCTCACCGCGATCGAGGACATCACCCTGGATCTGGCCGCCGGCGAGTTCCTGGTGCTGGTCGGCCCCAGCGGCTGCGGTAAATCCACCCTGCTCGACCTGCTGGGCGGGCTCAGCACCCCGACCTCCGGACAGATCCTGCTCGACGGTCGGCCGATCACCGGACCCGGCCTGGATCGCGGGGTCGTCTTCCAGCAGTACGCGCTACTGCCCTGGCGCACCGCCCGCCGCAATATCGAGTTCGGGCTCGAGGCCAAGGGTGTGCCCAGGGCCGAGCGCCGGGAACGCGCCGAGCACTATCTCGAGCTGGTCGGGCTGGCCGGATTCGCCGACCGGTATCCGCACGAACTGTCCGGCGGTATGAAGCAGCGGGTCGCGATCGCCCGCAGCCTGGCCTTCGATCCCGAAGTGCTGCTGATGGACGAACCGTTCGCCGCCCTGGACGCGCAGACGCGCGAATCGCTGCAGGACGAGTTGTTGCGGATCTGGCAGCGCACCGGCAAGACCATCCTGTTCATCACGCACGGTATCGACGAGGCGATCTATCTGGGCCAGCGGGTCGCCGTACTCACCTCCCGTCCCGGCCGGGTCAAAACGGTCGTGGACGTCGATATCGACCGCACCGCCGAGGACGTCCGCTCCGGCGAGCAGTTCCGTGCGCTGCGCCACCGGATCTGGTCCCTGCTGCACGACGAGGTCGAACGGGCGCACTCGCTCGAACTCGCCGATATCTCGACGACCGAAGAGGTTCAGCATGTCTAG